One part of the Arabidopsis thaliana chromosome 4, partial sequence genome encodes these proteins:
- a CDS encoding no-apical-meristem-associated carboxy-terminal domain protein (unknown protein; BEST Arabidopsis thaliana protein match is: unknown protein (TAIR:AT1G24380.1); Has 216 Blast hits to 216 proteins in 30 species: Archae - 0; Bacteria - 8; Metazoa - 10; Fungi - 4; Plants - 160; Viruses - 0; Other Eukaryotes - 34 (source: NCBI BLink).): protein MTSILSAVSKLRGCVNQIENKNPSGASEEDILNQAKMLLTQYEKYKRGFKFDHVWPILKGIEKFANDNMKTPPAFQGEGRDVTSSSSFSINTESSPSPGMNSIDLNMDSEDANFSLSSRPMGLKKAKRKQQSEEQFKQLLEQNDKLIKAITKGTSERNEIQRQKIEVARMKEENKILFADLNSISDPSSRAYVENERKRILEKRAQTNQHEEDGEGSQYHGSQYRASHYQESLFHGKQVQGEPDQGEDKRSPNNQEDFTQYYNYLSGTGNNFP from the exons ATGACGTCAATTCTTTCTGCAGTCTCAAAGCTGAGAGGATGCGTTAACCAAATTGAGAATAAAAATCCTAGCGGTGCTTCTGAAGAAGACATT TTAAACCAAGCGAAGATGTTATTAACTcaatatgaaaaatacaagAGAGGATTCAAATTTGATCATGTATGGCCTATTCTTAAAGGTATTGAGAAATTTGCTAATGATAACATGAAGACACCCCCTGCATTCCAAGGAGAAGGTCGTGATGTTacgtcatcttcatcattttcaatcAATACCGAGTCATCACCTTCCCCTGGTATGAATTCAATTGATCTAAATATGGATAGTGAAGATGCCAATTTTAGTTTATCTTCAAGGCCTATGGGTTTGAAAAAAGCAAAGCGAAAACAACAATCTGAAGAACAGTTTAAACAACTTTTGGAGCAAAATGATAAACTTATCAAAGCTATTACTAAAGGTACTTctgaaagaaatgaaattcaaaGGCAGAAGATCGAGGTAGCTagaatgaaagaagagaataaaatattatttgcaGATTTGAATTCTATAAGTGATCCATCCTCTCGTGCATATGttgaaaatgagagaaaaagaattttggaaaaaagagcacaaacaaaccaacatgaagaagatggtgaaggCTCCCAATATCATGGATCTCAATATCGAGCATCTCATTATCAAGAAAGTCTATTTCATGGAAAACAAGTTCAAGGAGAACCGGATCAAGGTGAAGACAAAAGATCACCAAATAACCAAGAAGATTTTACccaatattataattatcttaGCGGAACCGGAAATAATTTTCCTTAA